A single genomic interval of Erigeron canadensis isolate Cc75 unplaced genomic scaffold, C_canadensis_v1 Conyza_canadensis_unscaffolded:263, whole genome shotgun sequence harbors:
- the LOC122584385 gene encoding NADH dehydrogenase [ubiquinone] iron-sulfur protein 3: MDNQFIFKYSWETLPKKWVKKMERSEHGNSSDTNTDCPFQLLCFLKLHTYTRVQVSIDICGVDHPSRKRRFEVVYNLLSTRYNSRIRVQTSADEVTRISPVVSPFPSAGRWEREVWDMFGVSFINHPDLRRISTDYGFEGHPLRKDLPLSGYVEVRYDDPEKRVVSEPIEMTQEFRYFDSASPWEQRSDG; the protein is encoded by the coding sequence atggATAACCAATTCATTTTCAAATATAGTTGGGAGACTTTACCCAAGAAATGggtaaaaaaaatggaaagatCGGAACATGGGaatagctctgataccaatacGGACTGCCCATTTCAATTGTTGTGCTTTCTTAAATTGCATACCTATACAAGGGTTCAAGTTTCGATCGATATTTGCGGAGTTGATCATCCCTCTCGAAAACGAAGATTTGAAGTGGTCTATAATTTACTGAGTACTCGGTATAACTCACGCATTCGTGTACAAACCAGTGCAGACGAAGTAACACGAATATCCCCGGTAGTCAGTCCATTTCCATCAGCCGGCCGGTGGGAGCGAGAAGTTTGGGATATGTTTGGTGTTTCTTTCATCAATCATCCAGATCTACGCCGTATATCAACAGATTATGGTTTCGAGGGTCATCCATTACGAAAAGACCTTCCTCTGAGTGGATATGTGGAAGTACGCTATGATGATCCAGAGAAACGTGTGGTTTCTGAACCCATTGAGATGACCCAAGAATTTCGCTATTTCGATTCTGCTAGTCCTTGGGAACAGCGTAGCGACGGATAA
- the LOC122584392 gene encoding ATP synthase subunit 9, mitochondrial-like, with protein sequence MKNKKREENDQLDMLEGAKLIGAGAATIASAGAAIGIGNVLSSSIHSVARNPSLAKQSFGYAILGFALTEAIASFAPMMAFLISSVFRSKNQRKKVSVS encoded by the coding sequence atgaaaaataaaaagcgTGAGGAGAATGATCAACTCGATATGTTAGAAGGTGCAAAACTAATAGGGGCCGGAGCTGCTACAATTGCTTCAGCGGGAGCTGCTATCGGTATTGGAAACGTCCTTAGTTCCTCGATTCATTCCGTGGCTCGGAATCCATCATTGGCTAAACAATCATTTGGTTATGCCATTTTGGGCTTTGCTCTAACCGAAGCTATTGCATCGTTTGCCCCAATGATGGCCTTTCTGATCTCATCCGTATTCCGATCAAAGAATCAAAGAAAGAAGGTTTCAGTTTCATAA